A genomic window from Chitinophaga pollutisoli includes:
- the sppA gene encoding signal peptide peptidase SppA, with protein sequence MRSFLKFFLASFVALFVFSILSFFFMLMIFARMGAREKVVVGANAVVVLDLSQKFNELRTDDPFRALYAGEAGSAPGLFDASRIIRLAAEDTDVKGIYIKADGNGNGFAASEELRRAVSDFRKSGKFVFAYAETLGQNAFYIASAASKVYVHPKGMVDFTGYSMTMMYLKGMLEKLDIEPQIFYNGKFKSATEPLREYKMSDANRIQTTSFLNELYGDFLVKVGEARKIDTASLHRYANEALVYEPSDAERLKLIDGLRYDDQIMDEIKRNLSIGGDESVNFISLNRYAVANGVYDGYSGNVALIYADGEIRSGADGENMIASDDFVKMIREARQDKDIRAIVFRVNSPGGSALASESIWRELTLARKSKPMIVSMGDYAASGGYYISCMADSIFAEHNTLTGSIGVFTVLPNMKGFFNNKLGITFDGVKTGEYADAGSVDRPLTDKEKLLIQRGVDTIYATFKARVVEGRKLGPDVVDSISQGRVWTGRQALELGLVDRLGGVQDAIDCAARMANIPEVELTTFPRPQNTLEKLMKSFGKEVKASFVKEELGEDYRIFEQLKKVRNMQGEAQARMPFEMLIQ encoded by the coding sequence ATGCGCAGTTTCCTCAAATTTTTCCTGGCGTCCTTTGTAGCCCTCTTCGTTTTCTCCATCCTCTCGTTCTTCTTCATGCTGATGATCTTTGCCCGGATGGGCGCGAGAGAAAAGGTGGTCGTAGGCGCCAACGCCGTGGTGGTACTCGACCTCAGCCAGAAATTCAACGAACTGCGGACCGACGATCCCTTCCGCGCCCTTTACGCCGGAGAAGCGGGCAGCGCACCCGGCCTCTTCGATGCCTCCCGCATCATCCGCCTGGCCGCGGAAGACACGGACGTAAAAGGTATTTACATCAAGGCAGACGGTAACGGCAACGGCTTCGCCGCCAGCGAAGAGCTTCGCCGCGCAGTATCTGATTTTCGCAAAAGCGGGAAGTTCGTATTCGCTTACGCGGAAACCCTCGGGCAAAACGCTTTCTACATCGCTTCCGCCGCCAGCAAAGTGTACGTGCACCCCAAAGGAATGGTCGATTTCACCGGCTACTCCATGACCATGATGTATCTGAAAGGCATGCTCGAAAAACTCGACATAGAGCCCCAGATTTTCTACAACGGCAAGTTCAAATCCGCGACTGAACCGCTCCGCGAATACAAAATGTCGGACGCCAACCGCATACAGACCACTTCTTTCCTCAACGAACTGTACGGCGACTTCCTCGTGAAAGTTGGAGAAGCCCGCAAAATCGATACGGCCTCCCTCCACCGCTACGCCAACGAAGCGCTGGTTTACGAGCCCTCCGACGCCGAGCGCCTCAAACTGATCGACGGCCTCCGGTATGATGACCAGATCATGGACGAAATCAAACGCAACTTGTCTATCGGTGGCGACGAATCCGTGAATTTCATCTCCCTCAACCGTTATGCAGTTGCCAATGGCGTGTACGACGGCTACAGCGGCAACGTAGCGTTGATCTACGCCGATGGCGAGATCCGCAGCGGGGCGGATGGGGAAAATATGATTGCCAGCGACGATTTTGTGAAAATGATCCGTGAAGCGCGGCAGGACAAAGACATCCGCGCCATCGTATTCCGCGTGAATTCCCCCGGCGGCAGCGCCCTGGCTTCGGAAAGCATCTGGCGCGAACTGACGCTGGCCCGCAAATCCAAACCGATGATCGTGTCTATGGGCGACTACGCGGCTTCGGGCGGGTATTACATTTCATGCATGGCCGACAGCATCTTCGCCGAACACAACACCCTCACCGGTTCCATCGGCGTGTTTACGGTGCTCCCCAATATGAAAGGCTTCTTCAACAATAAGCTCGGCATAACTTTCGACGGGGTGAAAACCGGCGAGTACGCGGATGCCGGATCCGTGGACCGTCCACTCACCGATAAAGAAAAATTACTCATACAACGAGGGGTGGACACCATTTACGCGACATTCAAAGCGCGTGTGGTGGAAGGCCGCAAGCTGGGGCCGGATGTGGTGGACAGCATTTCCCAGGGCCGTGTCTGGACGGGCCGCCAGGCATTGGAGCTCGGGCTGGTGGACCGCCTCGGCGGTGTCCAGGATGCGATCGACTGCGCGGCGCGCATGGCTAATATCCCCGAAGTCGAACTGACCACTTTCCCCCGCCCGCAAAACACGCTGGAAAAGCTCATGAAAAGCTTCGGCAAAGAAGTGAAGGCCAGCTTCGTGAAAGAGGAGCTGGGCGAAGATTACCGGATATTCGAGCAACTTAAAAAAGTGCGGAACATGCAGGGCGAAGCGCAGGCAAGGATGCCTTTCGAAATGTTGATCCAGTAA
- the folK gene encoding 2-amino-4-hydroxy-6-hydroxymethyldihydropteridine diphosphokinase — translation MNTAILLIGGNMGDRSANLQEAVRLLQAEAGTVVRESALYETAAWGGVAQPDYLNQALELQTALDAPSLLHLMLDIERRIGRVRRMKWGARVIDIDMIFFNNEVITLPQLKVPHPQLQNRRFVLAPLAEIAGDRVHPILQLTVTQLLAACPDTLPAVKLATAPH, via the coding sequence ATGAATACTGCAATATTACTGATAGGTGGCAACATGGGAGACCGCTCCGCGAACCTCCAGGAGGCGGTACGGCTGTTGCAGGCGGAAGCCGGTACGGTAGTCCGCGAATCGGCCTTATACGAGACGGCTGCCTGGGGCGGCGTTGCGCAGCCCGATTACCTGAACCAGGCCCTGGAGCTGCAAACGGCGCTCGACGCTCCTTCCCTGCTGCACCTGATGCTCGACATTGAGCGCAGAATCGGCCGGGTGCGGCGGATGAAATGGGGCGCCCGGGTGATCGACATCGATATGATTTTCTTCAACAATGAAGTAATTACTTTGCCACAACTGAAAGTACCGCACCCCCAGCTTCAGAACCGCCGATTTGTGCTGGCGCCCCTGGCGGAGATCGCGGGCGACAGGGTGCACCCCATCCTGCAGCTGACCGTTACCCAATTGCTGGCCGCCTGCCCGGATACCCTCCCGGCTGTGAAGCTGGCCACCGCTCCGCACTAA
- a CDS encoding deoxynucleoside kinase — translation MQYRFITIEGNIGSGKTTLAHQLAEQFRARLVLEEFADNPFLPKFYADPAQYAFPLELFFMAERYKQLKEMHAGPDLFTSHTVSDYLFIKSLMFAKMNLEADEFSLYQKLFDIINPQLPQPDLLIFLNAPVEQLQSNIRRRGRPYEQQIKDSYLERVQEMYIQFIRQYPMRTLMVDTTKYDFLRTPADLQMLLAALDKEYAPGVHYL, via the coding sequence ATGCAGTACCGTTTTATTACCATAGAAGGGAATATCGGCTCGGGGAAAACGACCCTCGCGCACCAGCTCGCCGAACAGTTCCGGGCGCGCCTGGTACTGGAGGAATTCGCCGACAACCCCTTCCTCCCGAAGTTTTACGCCGACCCGGCGCAGTATGCCTTCCCCCTGGAGCTTTTTTTCATGGCGGAAAGGTACAAGCAGCTCAAGGAGATGCACGCCGGGCCCGACCTCTTCACTTCTCACACCGTGAGCGACTATCTGTTTATCAAAAGCCTGATGTTTGCCAAAATGAACCTGGAGGCCGATGAGTTCTCGCTGTACCAGAAGTTGTTCGACATCATCAACCCGCAGCTCCCCCAACCCGATCTCCTCATCTTCCTCAACGCGCCCGTTGAACAGCTCCAAAGCAATATCCGCAGGCGCGGCAGGCCGTATGAGCAGCAGATTAAAGACAGCTACCTCGAACGCGTGCAGGAAATGTATATCCAGTTCATCCGGCAGTATCCCATGCGCACGCTCATGGTCGACACCACGAAGTATGACTTCCTCCGCACACCAGCCGATTTGCAAATGCTCCTCGCCGCACTCGACAAGGAATATGCGCCCGGGGTACATTATCTCTGA
- a CDS encoding STN and carboxypeptidase regulatory-like domain-containing protein: MLRNCLILLLLWPAGLMAQHQLQQSVTVRAANQPVDSVLSQITRQSGLSFSYAGRPFRGDSLVNMNVSRKPIRQVLDQLFQGRVRYSVVDGHIILNAADGNRERYYTISGYVRDKYNGQMIVNASIYERTDLMSAFTNTDGYFHLRLKDKGKLPSVEITVSKEFYVDTALYVIPGHDREISIAIAPAMPVQLREFTVSDKVDKTWLGTKLLSENLRRQTRNIGKFFAEKPVQSSIVPSLGSHGKMAGQVTNKFSLNLVGGYSAGLDGVEIAGGYNINKKDAQYAQVAGIFNLVGGTVRGVQVAGIFNRNMEMVEGVQIGGISNVADGKLVGAQVSGIFNRAIDSVKGIQIAGLHNRTLGDVDGAQISGLINHSGGHLLGMQVSGLVNRVRGNAHGAQITGLINYASEMQGVQVAGLVNHAAGTLFIGGKNTMAREQEPSGIAPGMQISGFANFHRGNGHGLQLTGFWNHARDTMRGLQLSGFGNSAGYNRGIQFGLVNVADSSDGIAIGLVTIVKKKGYYRLEAFASDFAPANIQFKSGRKGFYSILSGGLVDGMHYIGLGFGGEWGLKGRLSMNTDVSQLNLFDKNWKSMAQAWRISPSLRFMLVKGVSVFGGPSFTFADDNNVLTDKPWKGYPGFSSDNGRSGWLGWQAGISFF; encoded by the coding sequence TTGCTTCGTAACTGTCTGATCCTTCTGCTCCTCTGGCCGGCAGGCCTGATGGCGCAACACCAACTCCAGCAATCCGTTACCGTCCGCGCGGCCAACCAGCCCGTGGATTCCGTACTGTCGCAAATCACCCGGCAATCGGGCCTGTCTTTTTCCTACGCCGGAAGGCCTTTCCGCGGCGACAGCCTCGTAAACATGAACGTGTCCCGCAAACCCATCCGCCAGGTGCTCGACCAGCTCTTCCAGGGCCGTGTCCGGTATTCGGTGGTCGACGGCCACATCATTCTCAACGCGGCCGACGGCAACCGCGAACGCTATTACACCATCAGCGGATACGTCCGCGATAAATACAACGGCCAGATGATCGTGAACGCCAGTATCTACGAGCGTACCGATCTCATGTCCGCCTTCACTAATACCGACGGTTATTTCCATCTACGGCTGAAAGACAAAGGCAAGTTGCCTTCAGTCGAAATCACCGTCAGCAAGGAGTTTTACGTGGATACGGCGCTGTACGTCATCCCCGGACACGACCGTGAGATATCCATCGCCATCGCGCCGGCCATGCCGGTACAGCTGCGGGAATTCACCGTGTCCGACAAAGTCGACAAAACCTGGCTGGGCACCAAGCTGCTGAGCGAAAACCTCCGCAGGCAAACCCGCAACATCGGGAAGTTCTTTGCGGAAAAGCCGGTGCAATCGTCTATTGTACCGTCGCTGGGTTCGCATGGAAAAATGGCGGGGCAGGTGACCAATAAATTTTCCCTCAACCTGGTAGGCGGTTACTCCGCCGGGCTCGACGGGGTGGAGATCGCCGGGGGCTACAATATCAATAAAAAAGACGCGCAATACGCCCAGGTAGCGGGGATTTTCAACCTGGTAGGCGGCACGGTGCGCGGCGTGCAGGTGGCGGGTATTTTTAACCGGAATATGGAAATGGTGGAAGGCGTGCAGATCGGCGGCATCAGCAATGTGGCCGACGGCAAGCTGGTAGGCGCGCAGGTTTCAGGGATTTTCAACCGCGCCATCGACTCCGTGAAAGGCATCCAGATCGCGGGTTTGCATAACAGGACGCTGGGCGATGTGGACGGGGCGCAGATCAGCGGGCTTATCAACCACAGCGGCGGCCACCTGCTGGGGATGCAGGTAAGCGGGCTGGTAAACCGCGTGCGCGGCAACGCCCATGGCGCGCAGATTACAGGATTGATCAACTACGCTTCCGAAATGCAAGGCGTACAGGTCGCGGGGCTCGTGAACCACGCGGCGGGCACCCTGTTCATCGGCGGCAAAAATACAATGGCCCGCGAACAGGAACCATCCGGCATTGCGCCGGGGATGCAGATTTCAGGGTTCGCGAATTTTCATCGGGGCAACGGGCACGGCCTGCAGCTCACCGGGTTCTGGAACCACGCCAGGGACACGATGCGTGGCCTGCAGCTCTCGGGATTCGGCAACAGCGCCGGTTACAACCGCGGCATACAGTTCGGGCTGGTCAACGTAGCTGATAGTTCCGACGGGATCGCCATTGGGTTGGTGACGATCGTGAAAAAGAAAGGGTATTACCGGCTTGAAGCGTTCGCCAGCGATTTTGCCCCGGCCAACATCCAGTTCAAAAGCGGGCGGAAAGGGTTTTATTCCATCCTTTCAGGCGGACTGGTGGACGGAATGCATTATATCGGGCTGGGTTTCGGGGGAGAGTGGGGATTGAAGGGAAGATTATCGATGAATACGGACGTATCGCAACTCAACCTGTTCGATAAAAACTGGAAATCAATGGCCCAGGCGTGGCGCATCTCCCCTTCCCTGCGTTTCATGCTGGTGAAAGGCGTTTCCGTGTTCGGGGGGCCGTCGTTCACCTTCGCGGACGATAACAACGTCCTTACCGACAAGCCCTGGAAAGGGTACCCCGGATTCTCTTCGGATAATGGCCGGTCGGGATGGCTGGGCTGGCAGGCGGGGATCAGCTTTTTCTAA
- a CDS encoding NAD(P)/FAD-dependent oxidoreductase, which translates to MEHFQSEEAHLVVAGGGAAGFFCAVNAARLHPGKKIVLLEKTGKVLSKVKVSGGGRCNVTHALDSVSELVKRYPRGGNFLKKSFSRFFVPDTIRWFSERGVTLKTEADGRMFPDSDDSQTIIDCLLREADRYNVQVRRHAEVLGLEQTGGRWRLALAGGASIMAPNVCIAAGGYASAEKFAYLTVAGHSIESPAPSLFTFNMPGNPVTGLMGVAVPEAAVRIAGSKLAEKGPLLITHWGMSGPAILRLSAWGARLLQEQGYKFTLIVNWLPDMNENALRDAWTGWRQELGKQMVGTRNPFGLPSRLWLFLLSEAGIAESTRWAEIPAKEQNKLIKLLTAMEFPVSGKTTFKEEFVTCGGIRLSEIDPLTMQSRLAKGLYFAGEIMDVDGITGGFNFQHAWTSGWIAAQLEGSRD; encoded by the coding sequence ATGGAACATTTTCAATCGGAAGAAGCGCACCTCGTGGTGGCGGGTGGCGGCGCCGCGGGTTTTTTCTGCGCCGTAAACGCCGCCAGGCTGCATCCGGGTAAAAAAATCGTGTTGCTGGAAAAAACGGGTAAGGTATTATCCAAAGTGAAAGTTTCCGGCGGTGGCCGCTGCAACGTTACCCATGCGCTCGACAGCGTTTCGGAACTGGTGAAGCGGTATCCGCGGGGCGGGAATTTCCTGAAGAAATCCTTTTCCCGCTTCTTCGTGCCCGACACTATCCGCTGGTTTTCGGAAAGGGGCGTAACGCTCAAAACGGAAGCCGACGGGAGGATGTTCCCCGATTCCGACGATTCCCAAACCATCATCGACTGCCTCCTCCGCGAAGCCGACCGCTACAATGTTCAAGTCCGCCGCCATGCCGAAGTGCTGGGTCTGGAACAAACCGGCGGCCGATGGCGGCTTGCTCTCGCAGGCGGTGCCTCCATCATGGCCCCGAATGTCTGCATCGCGGCGGGTGGCTATGCCTCCGCTGAAAAATTCGCTTACCTGACCGTGGCCGGCCACAGCATTGAATCCCCCGCGCCCTCGCTCTTTACATTCAACATGCCGGGCAATCCCGTAACGGGGCTCATGGGCGTTGCCGTGCCGGAAGCCGCCGTCCGCATCGCCGGAAGCAAACTGGCGGAAAAAGGCCCCCTGCTCATCACGCACTGGGGCATGAGCGGACCCGCCATCCTGCGGCTTTCCGCCTGGGGCGCCAGGTTGCTCCAGGAACAAGGCTATAAATTTACATTGATCGTCAACTGGTTACCTGATATGAACGAAAACGCCCTGCGCGACGCATGGACCGGCTGGCGGCAGGAGCTGGGGAAACAGATGGTAGGCACCCGCAACCCATTCGGATTGCCTTCCCGCCTGTGGCTTTTCCTGCTCTCGGAAGCGGGAATTGCGGAAAGCACCCGCTGGGCGGAGATCCCCGCCAAAGAACAGAACAAGCTCATCAAGCTGCTCACGGCGATGGAATTCCCGGTATCCGGGAAAACGACTTTTAAAGAAGAATTTGTAACCTGCGGCGGCATCCGCCTGTCGGAAATAGATCCGCTCACCATGCAGAGCCGCCTGGCGAAAGGACTTTACTTCGCGGGAGAAATCATGGATGTGGACGGGATCACGGGCGGATTCAATTTCCAGCACGCCTGGACCAGCGGCTGGATCGCCGCGCAGCTGGAAGGTTCCCGCGATTAG
- a CDS encoding MG2 domain-containing protein, giving the protein MQQTSLKKLRKLLVAALFGFCLWGASGFAKPDDWTDRIIQALEKFTNNYPQEKVYLHLDKDYYAAGETIWFSGYVTLNNLPAIGARNLYAELRDAKGAIVQKELLLIYDGGAAGEFTLPESTKPGLYQLRAYTAWMLNFDTTFMFFKNIQVFDPKTGKAGDVAAPKEYSVQFFPEGGDLITNVSSAVAFKAIDENGYPIKVAGAVRDSKGKQVALIETLHDGMGSFELKPEPGESYKAVITNAGGTEKSFNLPAVKPSGIALKVYNRGSRIFYLTGFNELDASQNEMLLIAQMHNQVIYKADLNVGEGKVSGLIPAQNLPSGIMQLTVFDQKGTPLSERIVYVKGVTDSLEFFLDPQELNKGPRQRTELVLQVPDSMRGRISASITDADQVAFDPNANNIVSHTFLTSDLRGYVHNPYYYFRDTSAQTAQALDLVMMTNGWRRFSWQEILQDKYPAIKYPYEQGVTITGKAMTPARQPLQAGNVNFLIKIPRDSTQSFMFAEVKPGGTFSLNNLIFGDTAWLYVSGQRDKGNREVVVEFDRHFFDVYAAVKTPIPLLPPPPMDNRILKNYLATVMEGNSVNRMITNRTIQLKTVDVNARKPTAEQTTASKYASGMFSSDNGYTFDLTNEVPTQFNVFQYLQARVPGLQITGDINNPSLSWRGGAPGVFLDQMPTDIQQIANIPMADVALIKVFRPPFMGGFGGANGAIAVWTRKGGDTRPDPNAKSLELLKKGGYRIIKEFYSPDYSVKKAQHELPDKRLTLFWSPNLVVDTISHTTRMIFYNNDQTKNFRVVVESMDQYGRVGRVEKYF; this is encoded by the coding sequence ATGCAACAAACTTCCCTGAAAAAGCTCCGCAAGCTGCTGGTAGCCGCTCTTTTCGGCTTCTGCTTATGGGGCGCTTCGGGCTTTGCCAAACCCGACGACTGGACAGACAGAATCATTCAGGCTTTAGAGAAATTCACCAATAACTATCCACAGGAGAAAGTATACCTGCACCTGGATAAGGATTATTACGCCGCCGGCGAAACCATCTGGTTTTCGGGGTATGTGACCCTGAACAACCTCCCCGCCATCGGCGCCCGCAACCTTTATGCGGAGCTCCGGGACGCGAAAGGCGCCATCGTCCAGAAGGAGCTGCTGCTCATTTACGACGGCGGCGCGGCCGGGGAATTCACATTGCCCGAAAGCACAAAACCAGGGCTGTACCAGCTCCGCGCCTACACGGCCTGGATGCTGAACTTCGACACTACTTTCATGTTCTTCAAGAATATCCAGGTGTTCGACCCCAAAACCGGGAAAGCCGGCGATGTGGCGGCGCCTAAGGAATATTCCGTGCAGTTCTTCCCCGAAGGCGGCGACCTGATCACCAACGTGAGCAGCGCCGTGGCGTTCAAGGCGATCGATGAAAACGGGTACCCCATCAAAGTAGCCGGCGCGGTACGCGACAGCAAGGGCAAGCAGGTGGCCCTCATCGAAACCCTGCACGACGGGATGGGTAGTTTTGAGCTGAAGCCCGAGCCCGGGGAATCCTATAAAGCCGTCATCACCAATGCAGGCGGCACGGAGAAATCCTTCAACCTCCCCGCCGTCAAACCTTCCGGCATCGCCCTGAAAGTCTATAACCGCGGGTCGCGCATCTTCTATCTCACCGGTTTCAACGAGCTGGACGCCTCGCAGAACGAAATGCTGCTGATCGCGCAAATGCACAACCAGGTGATTTACAAAGCCGATCTGAATGTCGGGGAAGGAAAGGTAAGCGGACTCATCCCCGCCCAAAACCTGCCGTCGGGCATTATGCAGCTAACGGTATTTGACCAGAAAGGCACCCCGCTCAGCGAGCGCATCGTATATGTCAAAGGGGTTACCGACTCGTTGGAATTCTTCCTCGACCCGCAGGAGCTGAATAAAGGCCCCCGCCAGCGCACAGAACTGGTGTTGCAGGTACCCGACTCTATGCGGGGCCGCATCTCCGCATCCATCACGGACGCCGACCAGGTGGCCTTCGATCCCAACGCCAACAACATCGTCAGCCATACTTTCCTCACATCCGACCTCCGGGGGTATGTGCACAATCCGTATTATTATTTCCGCGATACCAGCGCGCAAACCGCCCAGGCCCTCGATCTCGTGATGATGACCAACGGCTGGCGCCGGTTCAGCTGGCAGGAAATTTTGCAGGATAAATACCCTGCGATCAAATACCCATACGAACAGGGCGTGACCATCACCGGCAAGGCCATGACGCCCGCGCGCCAGCCATTGCAGGCAGGAAATGTGAACTTCCTCATCAAGATCCCGCGCGACAGTACGCAAAGTTTCATGTTCGCCGAAGTAAAACCCGGCGGCACCTTCTCGCTGAACAACCTCATCTTCGGAGATACGGCCTGGCTGTATGTTTCGGGGCAGCGGGATAAAGGAAACCGGGAAGTGGTCGTGGAATTCGACCGTCACTTCTTCGACGTGTACGCTGCGGTAAAAACCCCCATCCCCCTGCTGCCCCCGCCGCCGATGGATAACCGCATCCTGAAAAATTACCTGGCAACGGTGATGGAAGGCAACAGCGTCAACCGCATGATCACCAACCGCACCATCCAGCTGAAAACCGTGGATGTAAACGCCCGCAAACCAACGGCCGAACAAACCACGGCCAGCAAATACGCCAGCGGTATGTTCAGCAGCGACAACGGTTATACCTTCGACCTCACCAACGAAGTGCCCACGCAATTCAACGTTTTCCAATACCTCCAGGCCCGCGTGCCGGGTTTGCAGATTACCGGAGATATCAATAACCCGTCTTTAAGCTGGCGCGGCGGCGCTCCCGGCGTGTTCCTCGACCAGATGCCAACCGACATCCAGCAGATCGCCAACATTCCCATGGCCGACGTTGCGCTGATCAAGGTATTCCGCCCCCCGTTCATGGGCGGCTTCGGTGGCGCCAACGGCGCAATCGCCGTATGGACGCGCAAAGGCGGCGATACCCGCCCGGATCCCAACGCGAAATCGCTGGAATTGCTGAAGAAAGGCGGGTACCGCATCATCAAGGAATTCTACAGCCCGGACTACTCCGTGAAGAAGGCCCAGCACGAGCTGCCCGACAAGCGACTGACGCTGTTCTGGAGCCCCAACCTGGTGGTGGACACCATCAGCCACACGACCCGGATGATTTTCTATAACAACGACCAGACGAAGAACTTCCGCGTGGTGGTGGAGTCCATGGACCAATACGGCCGCGTGGGCAGGGTGGAGAAATATTTCTAA